The following coding sequences are from one Chelonoidis abingdonii isolate Lonesome George chromosome 4, CheloAbing_2.0, whole genome shotgun sequence window:
- the RPS13 gene encoding small ribosomal subunit protein uS15 codes for MGRMHAPGKGLSQSALPYRRSVPTWLKLTSDDVKEQIYKLAKKGLTPSQIGVILRDSHGVAQVRFVTGNKILRILKSKGLAPDLPEDLYHLIKKAVAVRKHLERNRKDKDAKFRLILIESRIHRLARYYKTKRVLPPNWKYESSTASALVA; via the exons ATGGGTCGCATGCACGCTCCGGG GAAGGGCTTGTCCCAGTCAGCCTTGCCCTATAGGCGCAGTGTGCCCACA tgGTTAAAACTTACTTCTGATGATGTAAAAGAACAGATCTACAAACTGGCTAAGAAAGGTCTGACTCCGTCACAGATTG GTGTAATCTTAAGGGACTCTCATGGTGTTGCCCAAGTTCGTTTTGTCACTGGCAACAAAATTTTAAGGATCCTTAAGTCCAAGGGACTTGCCCCAGACCTTCCAGAGGATCTGTACCACTTGATCAAGAAAGCTGTTGCTGTTCGTAAACATCTTGAGAGAAACAGAAAG gaTAAAGATGCCAAATTTCGTCTGATTCTGATTGAGAGCAGAATTCACAGGCTGGCTCGCTATTACAAGACCAAGAGAGTACTCCCACCCAACTGGAAGTA cgaGTCATCCACTGCCTCTGCTCTGGTCGCATAA